A segment of the Chaetodon trifascialis isolate fChaTrf1 chromosome 2, fChaTrf1.hap1, whole genome shotgun sequence genome:
CTCTGCACTGTCATCATCAAAGCATCAAATGAGGAAATACCGTCGTGAAGAATGGTGTTCATACCGCCTGTAGTGTAGAGACGTGAAGAATCCATGCAAAGGCGGCTcgcagttgtttttttcctttaaccTTTCACTCAACTCCACTAAACTAAATaactaaataattaaaattCACTAAAAGTGAACTAAATAACTAAAATTCATAGCTACAAAAATCTGTATCCATGCAATCAAGCCTAGATTTTTTATGACCGTGTTTTTAAGGCTCACCTTGAAACTGAAATCCTCCCAGTCTGGCAACTATCCACGACCTGGAGTTTAAAGCTTGGTGTGATGTCTGGTCTGGTGTGGGAATTGCGACACCTTCTTTGCATTATAACACAGGTGAGAACTGGCAGCTACCTATATAAAAGGCTCCCTCCATCACACTCACTAAACACTGACAGCAAGGTTGCCATTTGGAACCTTGGACCAAACCACCaaagatttttcatttcttttttttttttgctaactTTTGTTTTGTAGTTACGTTTTGTGTCAGAGAATGGCTTTCCCTGTCAGCCTCATCCTTTTGTCAGGTtggacagctgcagctttcacattCCCTCACAATACTTTTGACAACATTGTGCAAAAGTCAAGAGTGGAATTTGAATCATCTGGCAGCGGACCAGACGAACCTGCCCGGGGAATAGTTAAGGTTGTCCAGCTGGACCCTCGTGCCCTGGCCCAGTCAGGGTTCCTCAGAAGGGGGCTGACCCCCAGAAGACCCCCGTCCCTGAGCTCCAGATTGTCCTTCCCTGCTTTCCTGTCTCACGGGCGTGCCGGTCCAGCCCCGGCCCACAAGACCCCAGTGAGGCCACTGCACCACCTGCACCCTAAAAGCCCCACTGAGATGGAACTAAAGAAGAGTCAAAGCCTGCAGATGTGGCAGAGAGCCATAAATAAAGGAGAGAAGATGACCATGTCCCTGCCAGTCCACCTGAAGGACACTAAACAGACGTGCACGGCGGTCCCTTTCACTCAGGTAAGAGGCAAAGATTTTCATGTCATGTGTTAAGGCAGGATTTTATGTCCTCTCTCTGCCAAAGAGATGTCTCTGTAGCACATTAAAAAGAGTGATTCTTGACacagtcaaataaaatataGCAATGTTAATATAGCAATGGCAATAAGAGAGACGTCTGTTCACTCATAAAGCTCATTAAGGCTCTGGTGGAAGATTAGCTGCGATGGTGTGGAATTACATAAACACAAAGTGTTGATTTCTTACACCTTCAGAGGCAAATTAAGACTGACAATATTGCTGTGATGTTTAGCCTATTCTCGCCCCTCTCTGTCATCCTAACAGCATGTGACAGCCGACGGATGCGACACAGTAACGCTGCACAACAAGCTGTGTTTCGGCCAGTGCAGCTCCCTGTTTGTCCCATCCGAAGGGGAGTTTGCAGGGCCAGGTGCCGGGACGGGGGCCCTACACCAACGTGTCCCCTGCTCCCGCTGCGCCCCATCCAAAGCTCACACTGTGGCCGTGTCCCTGCGCTGCGGAGCCGAGGTCCGGGAGAAGAGAGTCATGGTGGTGGAGGAGTGCAAGTGTGAGACGAGCCGTGAGGAAAAGAGTGCTGAAGCTGCGGCTTCCACACACCTGTAACTGTGATCACTGGATATGGACTATTGGTCACGAACTGTGTGATAATTAATCAGACACTTGTGATCAGTATTTACATATGTCGTTGTATGTGTATCTGTACGAGTCTGAATTTGTTATTCAGAGTAAAACTATTGTGGTgatttcttccaccactgattgaTGACAAAATGGCCTACATTTTGGTCATGCGATTCTCTCTTGCAACAGATGGAGATGTTCATACTGgactttaaaaaatgtgtttagattAATCTAAACTGAAATATTGTGTTCTGTAATATTGTCATTTAAATGTCCTATTTGTCCACATTCCTTTTGCTTGGAGGTGCTAAGTAGTTTTCTGCCAACACTGTTAGATTTACGAGTGCAATTCAGTTTGCATGCAAAGCTcaagtaaaaacatgaagagcatttgttgtttttttttcccacccacTCTGGTATTCAAGCGTTCAAGTGTCGGCTCCtatattttattaaaaagcCATGTTCCACCGACTTTTAGCACATAGCACTTACATCTGAAAGCCCCAAACTAGAGAGCAAACGAGCTATTGAGCACGGGTACTTAGCAGTAAGCAAACATAATTGTTTCAGCATGGACCCCTGAATTATGTATAGGCACCACCTATTCTCATGCCCAATCTCTTTTCAGCGTAGTTGTGGGAATTTGAACATCCTTCACCACAGATGCACTTGAGCGAGTAGGcatgtgtgattatgtgtgtatgtgcctttTTTTCAGTTAGGGCCCATAAAACCTATTATTCATTTATATCCTGGCACCTGGGCCTGGTAAAGTGAACTCATCCCACACATCCCTACATACATTCCCAGAGGAGCATAAAGAAGGGGGCTCTTTACGTTGCCTTGGCATGCTGTCAAAATGACTGTTTAGATGGCCATTTGCATTCACGTGGGCTTTCTGAAAAAGTGAATGCGTTCATTGCGCTACGGGGGTGCATTGAGTCCCTTGGATTCCATTAGCATGTGATTAACATCTTGGGTTGATGGCTATATTTTCCAAGATTGATGGGACAAATATTTGCCCTGGTCTTAACTATGAGGAATTAGGGGCCACTTTTAATCAGGcacttgttttttcttaatATGCCGAAAGTGGAGAGGTTGGGAGGCTCATGCAGCCGCGCTGACAGTGATCAAATTGTCCTTTTCAAACTCTCATTCCTCATGGTGAAGAAGGTTGTTTGCAAATTGCCAGAATTTGAGTGATTCATAACTAAAATCACACTGTGCTTCAtcatccatctctgtccttATACAATGGTGCACTTGCTATGTATGATAATCTACCCATTGTGCCGTTGTGCgtgtgatgatggtggtgaaggACGAGTCATGATCTCACTATCTCGCTGTCTATTCTCTCCTAACACTGTACCTCTCTTCTTGCaatctttattcttttttctgaaaaaaggGAGATAAAAAAGAACACGGGCAAAGTGgaaagaggggaaggagaggagggaggggggcgggggggggggggttgttgaTTGAACAAACAAGGTGCACAAGAGAGTGCACCACTTAGCAAGACAGATGTCAGCCccctttgcattgtgggatccGGCGGAGCACTCCTGCGTCATTAAGGATGGCCTGGTTCCCATGGCGAGGGGAAAGGAAGGAGCGAAAGGAGGAGGGCCCGCTGCCAAGTTCAGCGCCTCAGGGATCAGATCAGCGTCACGGGGTGCTAAGTGGCCTAGTTAGCGCTTTAAAACGCACAATGAGCTGcctgctctttctctgtgtgtgtaggcCTTTTAACTGTCAGACATGGAAATGGTTCGGAGGTGTCCGTGATGGAGGCTTGGGGTGGACTCAAAGTATCAGGTCAATCAAGGTGTACAAAGGGAAGCTCAAGTTTagatgttttactttgaaaaatgtttctCTAAGACCAGTAAATACTGATAATTAACTTGTCACATCCTGATTGtggttctttgtgttttattgtaatTGGCTTGGAAACAAATATTCCCAGGTTGGATCATTTTGATGCTGTACACCTCTCACCCCCCGACTTACCGCTGACTTTCTGTGTGTCCCTCTGAATCTACGTATAGCGTTTGCTAAGTGCACAAAGCAGTGCTAAGCTAGCTAACTATCTGAGTAGTGCTGGAAGAGGAAAGTCCACCAGATTTTCCTCAGCCACTTGGGGCTCTGCTGGAGTTAAACCGTCATGGTAGATTGCACCAGACTGGACTGCAGATCAGGCTCCTAGATCTGGCATCAGCAAGTGAGAGCGAACAGGAGTCCATCATGCACTCTCTGGAAAGAAATCGGGATGGTGCAACACAGGGAACGCCACAAGAAAAGTGGCGACCTGTTAAGTCATAGACCAGACAGAGTCTTCTCACCTAAGTCCCACCAGTGCAGGTTTACTGCTGTAGGTGTCAGGCTCTAGGTGTGAGGGTGTCTGGACCACAGCTAACATCCACCTCCCCACTGATATGGTGGTACATGCTCACTCTGTGGTGTTAGTCTGGACCAGCTGGTCAGAGTTGGCTCTGCAGGAGATGGTGCCCCGGGCTAAGCCTGCCAGCCTACTGCCATTCTGCTCGGCTGCCAGCTCGCCTGCCAGGCTGTCTGTTGggtgctgaggaggacagagaaaggtGTAGCCTGCAGATCCGAACATCAAAGTATGTCATTGGATAAAATCCCACAGTGGTTTATAGCTGGTATTATCACCACCACTACTACTGCTAAAGGACCAATGTTTAGAATGAAATaggtaaatgtgtgtgtgtgtgtgtgtgtgtgtgtgtgtgtgtgtgtgtgtgtgtgtgtgtaagagacagagacagagagacagagttagATGTTTATTGACTGGACACGGGCAGTCACACCGCTGCTATAATGAAGACGACAGATGTAAATCCTGtagatctgtgtgtgtacagcgaTCATCTACGAGGCTATCCACCTCCTACAGGATGCACTTCTTAAGGTGAGGTAATCAAGTGAagacatgtgttttttttggaaactcagtgaaatttaaaaaaaaaaaaaaaaaaaaaattgaaataaacCTTGATAGCATGTTAAAGGAAACAGGTTGTTATGGTGAAATTGGTGCTCAAATTGAGAACTAGACTTTAATGGACTTAGCACAccagtactactactactactactactactactactattactactactacaaatactactactacgacCTTTGCTGACTAAAGCGTACCATGAATGTTTCacaaaacttttgttttgttttggagtTGTGCTTTATGATTGTTTGGATTACTTTATTTCTAACTGGGGTAAATCATCTGAGGTTCACAATTTTAAGTATGTCTAAACACCCAAGtgaacactgaaacaggttttgCCCGCGGTCgtcattcctcctgttcatactggACATGAAAAAACACCTTCCTCATTCACTTTCAATGGAAGTGATGAGAGACAAAGTCcacagtctttgttttgttcaaaaATATATTTAAGAGTTTATCTGAAGTTAACAcaaggcttcagcagtctgaagtGTATATACACCTAGAtttaagttgttgttgttggtcaTCTgtcatttatacacacacacacacacacacacacacacacacacacacacacacacacacacacacacacacacacacacacacacacaccttcctgtTGTGACCGTTCTTTATCAGCTGTATTTGTTCTGTATTTGTTGTAATTGTTCTTAACTGTGTGAAAACTCACTGAGAGCAATGCAAACCAGTGTTACGGTGTTTTCAGAGGGAATGTTGCTGAAAATGCTGTAACTTTGTCAGATACCTTCTTGATTTGATTAACTCAGACCGCCAAGGCTTCGTACCAGCTAGAGGACCGTGGATTTCGTCTCACATCAAAAGAAATCTTTTAATGGCCAacatgaacaggaggaatgGATACAGCAAGCAAACACTGTTTTAGTGTACATATGTGAGGACTAAGTGCTTAAGGCAGacttaaaaaaacatgagcCTCTCTTTCCACATATCTTGTAACAGATATATAACAGATATGTTacgtatgtatacacacacacacacacacacacgcacacacacacacacacacacacacacacacacacacacacacacacatcaattgTTTGATTCAATTATTTTCTAATACAAAGTAATGAATACTTGTCTGTTGATGAAGGTTTGTGGATTGTGTAAACAACAAAGAGAGACAACAAAGTAAATAAGTCCAAAATGTTACTGTTATATTACTGACCGATCTGATatgtagtatttttataaatatGTTGAGATGTAAGTAACCTGAAACAAAAGCCTGCCAAATGCATATACTGTAACCACAATGCAactgtatattgtatttttttactttgggtttcatatttatattttttgagGCTTCCAAATCAACAACTTTTAAATTGAAGTCTGGAAGTTGAGAACACACATATTGGACCCATCCaccactgcagaaaacaaacgTATATATGatgatatttgtgtgtttgtgattgtttgCGTTGCGGGTCTGACTGTACTTGTGCTGATTGTCGCCTCAGTGTGGCTGGCACCATTAGTGTGGTTGAGTGTTGAGCTGTCAGTAAACCCTCTGCTGGAGTGTGATGATGATAGCAATGTCGCTGTGGCAGGTGCGGTCCTGCATGCCATGCAGGTGATGTCTCTCATGCTCACTTAGCTAATGACTCCAATTAAAGTAATTAAGAGCTGGCACGGTGAAACCTGCTCACCCTCCCGCTGCCAAACCATCCAttccccttcctcttcaccaGCGCACATCAGCGCCCACCTCGTACCACTACATGCCATCATCCATCGGGCTACTTTGCTCTCCTTGCCTTGCCTTAATCTTCCTCTCATGGGCACCTCACCCTCTCCTTCATGTCACAACCGCCCTGTGCCTTTGCTCCTGCTGAGGCctttaaaagaaacatgaaGCCTAAAATCAGCTAAACGTTCCACTCCAGAAGCACTTAAGAGACCCTCAGCTCAACTTATTGTCACAGAGACAGCTACGGAAGGGAGAGCGCGAAGGCCGGGTCCGGCAGGAGAAAGGGGGAGTTAAATAGGGGGAGCGGATGCGAGCCAGGTCCTAACGAGGGGAGAgataattgttttgttttgttaggGGCCCTTCTTCAGCGTGGAGGGAGTTGAAATGACACGCCACACATGGTTTTTGGATGAAGTAGGcaagggaaggggaggggggggtgcaGGCTTGATGCAAGAGTGGTGAAAGTGTAGAGGAGGGGGTTGCAGCATAGAAAACGCAGTTATACGCACAGAAACAGGCTCCAAAAAGCTGCAGCCACAACTGTAAAACCTGCACCGTGGTTTTTACGCTGCGGATTCACAAGCTCCCATGAAACTTTGATGACGGTCAGTGCACATTGTTGTCTTCCCCTCACTCTACCTCTGGAAGAGTTCAGtgtcaaaataaacattaatcACAGAGTAGTTCGGTATCACAGTCCACAAATTCCAACAGTGGGAAAGACCACAGTGGGCCAAGACACAGCTTTGGCTCCCAGGCCTGGTCAGATTTATCAAAATTTATGAAACTGCAAACATATGAATCTCTGGTGTCTTGGTGTTCTTTCAGCACTTGGATTCCCAGACTGACAGTCGATGTTCCTGGATTTGTAGTTGGCGTGGCAGTACAAACGCTTCTCCAGAATCTCATCACATTTTCTGTGAGAAAAGCCTTTGATGTGAACAGTGGGTCTACCTCCCTCGGTGTCCCGCATGTGCATGTCCTCTCCTGCccattttcccctttttttgtcTATAACATTTGACCAGCAGCGAACGTGAGAATtgctgctgtggctggttaTAAAGCATTTCGAAGCTAACCATAAAACCTTTTTGCAGGATAAGTGGCATTAATTTTCTGTCCCTCACATGGTGACGCAGTGAGAAGCATCACTGGTGACATTCAAGGTAGTTTTTCACATTGAGTTGAAAGCAGACGCCTTGTGAAAACCACCATCATCAAAATTACAGCTGAGCACACTTCGGTAATCTGGCGACTAACAGCATCAAGCAAATTATCCTGGTGGACGGTCTCTTTGAGCCAGGCCGGCGAATCACCTCCAGAAGCCTGTCACCACTTCCATGAAGATAAATGGTATCATTATGCAGCCTCCATCATGCATTAGCTGATCTGGAATCCACTTTTGAGCAGAAAGTGGAAATGGCTATGGATTACACTCAGTCATCTCAAAGCACTGATAGAATGTGTGACAAACATTGCTAACTCATTTCGTTACGGCGCTCATCGGGATGCTGTATGTTGACGTTTTGCACCAAAACAGTTTGTTAATGTCCTCGTCTTGAATTATGGTCATGAAACAACAAATTTCTGCCCTGCCTGTTAATAGGATCAATACCAATACAGGCACAATTTATCCAACACATTCTGCCAGTGTCACAGATATCTGTCCACAAACAGTCATCCTCACAGTGGGCAGTGGAGGAAGAGTAGcatgccagtgtgtgtgagggagacagaggaagagcgattgagagagagacagacagacacacagacatatagGAGGTGGGGGTAGAAAGACGGGGGAGCAGAGCGCCAGTGTTCAAGAGAGATAGGCCAAGTGAGAAAGCGagggagtgtgtgcatgtttgagttCGTGTGGAGGGGTACAGAGGAGGGGTGCAGGTGGCATGGAGCTGGCGCAGGCCTGGCCCACTGTCCCCTGGCAGTGCCAGGCTCCATCTGTCATCAGCAGGAACATCTGCAGCCCAAGGTGCCCTTGTCACCCAGCGTTAGAGTAACGAGTTTGGCGTTTCCATTAGTCCAGGGCCCTCGCCCGCCCGGCCGGCTCTAGCCAAAACCATGGCATTTTGggtgtgagcttgtgtgtgtttgcctgtgagtgagtgtgtgtctagATATGAGACAGGGAGAGTTAGAATGAGGGAGCGAGCTGGGGGTAACTGgatttgtttgtcagtttgtgcgcctgagcatgtgtgtgtgtgtgtgtgtgtgtgtgtgtgtgtgtgtgtgtgtgcaagagtaATGAGCGCCAAGCCAAAACAACATGGCAGCACAGAGCGTTGACCCAGCTGGGCTGAGCCGGCATGTCGAGTCATGTCCCCTCCTGATGTGAGCGTGCCCAGTGCGCTCTCACCGCTGCCAGACCCAATCTCTggtcccctctcctcctcaccctctctctctttctccctctctcatcttcCTGTCTTCCATCTGTCCGCCTCCCTCTtatctgtcctctctcccttaCCTCTCCATGCCCCTTGTAGTTTCCTCCCCCTGTACGCAGAGTCCTCTCACACCCTGAGTCTATACTAACATTCTGCCTCTGAGAGCCATACTCACATTTTTATCTTCCTTGTGCCTAAAAAACAGATGGTACTTCTTTCCCGGCTCCCtcttttcatccctctctctgagctcccctccctccctccctcttgtCCTGTGTTTCTTTCCATCCAGCCGGCGTATCACTGATCCTAACTGGCAGTCCACCTGTTTATCCTGCTGCCCCCCCGGCTTCCTCTAATTTATAAACCTGAatcattttccctctctctcaagGGCAATAACATGGATTTATTATTACTTATTGTAGTTATTACTTACATGACATTTTGTTAAGACTAAACATGGCTTACACAGTTATCAACTCCACTTTTAGCAAgatggctgctgtttgtgtttgcaccACATGGTGGCTCTAACGAGCAGCAATCTGTCTTTACATTAATGAACCAAGCTTTGGCTGCAATTGTGTCAATTACCCACAGAATACTAATCAGTCAAACATGAGCACATCAGAATCAGATAAGACTGattattctttttcatt
Coding sequences within it:
- the dand5 gene encoding DAN domain family member 5; translation: MAFPVSLILLSGWTAAAFTFPHNTFDNIVQKSRVEFESSGSGPDEPARGIVKVVQLDPRALAQSGFLRRGLTPRRPPSLSSRLSFPAFLSHGRAGPAPAHKTPVRPLHHLHPKSPTEMELKKSQSLQMWQRAINKGEKMTMSLPVHLKDTKQTCTAVPFTQHVTADGCDTVTLHNKLCFGQCSSLFVPSEGEFAGPGAGTGALHQRVPCSRCAPSKAHTVAVSLRCGAEVREKRVMVVEECKCETSREEKSAEAAASTHL